A window of Phyllobacterium sp. T1293 contains these coding sequences:
- a CDS encoding DUF2750 domain-containing protein: MPNEPTLEEALRVLKLSNIKRYKYFIERIVETGVVHAIAVGNNYVMLDDDSGKTVCCPLWPAVIFAELWAGPEAFAPHQLLGSEVAAFELDVMLNEFLPDLRKQGLDVGICFDRTTDGPVVPVDKVIADIENELSKTKRALH; the protein is encoded by the coding sequence ATGCCGAACGAGCCAACACTTGAGGAAGCGCTGCGAGTTCTCAAACTATCCAACATCAAGCGCTACAAGTATTTTATCGAGCGCATTGTTGAGACTGGCGTGGTCCATGCTATCGCCGTTGGCAACAATTATGTGATGCTGGACGACGACAGCGGCAAAACAGTTTGTTGTCCATTGTGGCCCGCCGTCATATTCGCCGAGCTATGGGCAGGACCAGAGGCATTTGCACCGCATCAGCTTCTTGGCTCCGAGGTCGCGGCCTTCGAGCTTGACGTGATGCTCAATGAGTTTTTGCCTGATCTGAGAAAACAGGGGTTGGACGTGGGGATATGCTTCGACCGCACCACAGACGGGCCAGTTGTACCAGTTGATAAGGTGATTGCCGACATTGAGAATGAGTTGAGCAAAACAAAGAGAGCGTTGCACTGA
- a CDS encoding YcxB family protein — translation MASKFEGAILTTPQEEHETSKYQFSVRYTESMLKRAVRTFIWRRVFLSQWIWWLLLGGGWLLLLYVTWTGAPAWPLAAFSGLMICILLFVAVLWQNHFTNTVGKLRRMEKPYGHVVFSDDKFTLSSDLGSSTMPWSAITEIWQRDECWMVFIGQNQFFSLPTENVPAEALKWLLARTVFEDS, via the coding sequence ATGGCATCGAAGTTCGAGGGGGCAATCCTGACCACGCCACAAGAAGAACACGAGACGAGTAAGTATCAATTTTCGGTACGCTACACCGAAAGCATGCTCAAACGGGCTGTTAGAACCTTCATTTGGCGTAGAGTATTCCTAAGCCAATGGATCTGGTGGCTTTTGTTGGGAGGTGGCTGGTTGCTGCTTCTCTACGTCACTTGGACCGGCGCACCCGCATGGCCGCTCGCCGCATTCAGCGGCTTAATGATCTGCATTCTGCTTTTTGTAGCGGTCCTGTGGCAAAACCATTTTACCAATACTGTGGGAAAGTTGCGCCGCATGGAGAAACCCTACGGCCACGTCGTTTTTTCAGATGATAAATTTACGCTGAGCTCTGATCTCGGATCAAGCACGATGCCTTGGTCAGCAATTACTGAAATCTGGCAACGCGATGAATGCTGGATGGTGTTTATTGGTCAAAACCAATTCTTTTCACTGCCAACGGAAAATGTACCTGCTGAGGCTCTCAAGTGGCTTCTTGCCAGAACAGTCTTTGAAGACTCGTGA
- a CDS encoding DUF982 domain-containing protein, protein MSGVFILYRQGRTCEGGSQTFGPGNLTIGRRLTPKIFAPSNWLEKVRAAVSPSAWSFCISGTECNCMRFQPMRKHPFESVTVETKEVGQLRNITSVEEAAEFLLYDWPKREGPTYLAAQQSCLDALEEERSVDEAREAFVTAAKAAYIFVKEGR, encoded by the coding sequence TTGAGCGGCGTCTTTATCCTCTATCGTCAAGGACGGACTTGCGAAGGTGGAAGCCAGACCTTCGGCCCCGGAAACTTAACTATCGGCAGAAGATTGACGCCGAAAATTTTTGCCCCCTCAAATTGGCTCGAAAAAGTTCGTGCCGCCGTTTCTCCGTCTGCGTGGAGTTTTTGTATCTCGGGAACTGAATGCAATTGCATGCGTTTTCAGCCCATGCGCAAACACCCATTTGAATCTGTAACCGTTGAAACGAAGGAAGTCGGCCAACTCCGAAATATCACTTCTGTTGAGGAGGCGGCAGAATTCTTACTTTATGATTGGCCAAAACGGGAGGGCCCGACGTACCTCGCCGCACAGCAATCATGTTTGGACGCGCTGGAAGAGGAGCGCTCAGTCGATGAGGCGAGAGAGGCTTTTGTAACAGCGGCAAAGGCCGCTTATATCTTCGTCAAAGAAGGTCGCTGA
- a CDS encoding YcgJ family protein → MKGYFSCALIFLSMASVLPVQAAPRELVYSPKQGVLCDKHTCADSRGVSKKLTEKYLGKQAATKLFSQGDFDLTEFTFMNGIFCDTKERLCRKDRYYGTNNQRSPVSDKYTKMLFGK, encoded by the coding sequence ATGAAGGGATATTTTTCATGTGCATTGATATTTCTATCAATGGCAAGCGTATTGCCGGTGCAAGCCGCACCTCGCGAGTTAGTTTATTCACCTAAACAGGGGGTGTTGTGCGACAAACACACGTGCGCCGACAGTAGGGGAGTATCCAAGAAACTCACTGAAAAATATCTTGGCAAGCAGGCAGCAACCAAACTCTTCTCGCAAGGTGATTTCGACCTGACAGAATTTACGTTTATGAATGGTATTTTCTGCGACACGAAAGAGCGCCTGTGCAGAAAAGACCGCTATTATGGCACCAACAATCAACGCAGCCCGGTATCTGACAAATACACAAAGATGCTATTCGGGAAGTGA
- a CDS encoding SH3 domain-containing protein yields the protein MMRFIITQIIARVLFIVLSSVTLAHAALIYEPQTTSGGIRYILVSGEFDYSDDLGAFNTLVRSHNPSVVTFNSVGGNLFKAMELGRLIRTHHLNTLQIRGMECASACSLAFIGGVSRLAAPGSIGVHKSSFSTSDGMSVDDAVSQVQQITADVITYMIEMGIDPGLLQLSLKYDSNDIRYLSGSEMAQFKVVTAAQSETVSAQANPPSTIAPAQQTTSVASNRFTLPEAKSGRVRHPKGQAPIKAQPDGKSMIIADLPNGTSVTIQGGHERWYEVTTSTGLRGFMHHTWVWVQQYDGGNFSDRRIQIKSFNNFEDAERFVKSSPLKTSAYLVTNGWFAVTLNDTFNETDGKQRVQLLKDAHSIPDDAFLTFPNTYVRKVCCN from the coding sequence ATGATGCGTTTTATAATAACGCAGATAATTGCACGTGTATTGTTTATTGTGTTGTCGTCTGTAACATTGGCGCATGCTGCGCTCATCTATGAGCCACAAACAACATCAGGCGGCATCAGGTACATTCTCGTAAGTGGGGAATTTGACTACTCAGACGACTTGGGTGCCTTCAATACGCTTGTTCGCTCTCATAACCCATCGGTTGTCACCTTCAACTCAGTTGGTGGCAACCTATTCAAGGCAATGGAACTGGGGCGATTAATTAGAACGCACCACCTGAACACGCTTCAGATACGGGGAATGGAATGCGCGTCTGCCTGTTCATTGGCCTTTATCGGCGGGGTCTCTCGCTTGGCTGCACCGGGCTCCATTGGTGTCCATAAGTCTTCATTTAGTACGTCTGACGGAATGAGTGTGGATGATGCTGTTTCCCAAGTTCAGCAAATTACAGCAGATGTCATTACCTACATGATCGAAATGGGAATAGACCCGGGTCTGCTTCAACTTTCTCTCAAGTACGATAGCAACGATATTCGGTATTTATCGGGCAGCGAAATGGCGCAGTTTAAGGTCGTCACTGCCGCTCAAAGCGAAACCGTGTCTGCTCAGGCTAATCCGCCAAGTACCATTGCGCCTGCACAACAGACCACATCTGTTGCAAGCAACCGTTTCACCCTGCCGGAGGCGAAGTCTGGGCGAGTTCGCCATCCAAAAGGTCAAGCACCTATCAAAGCCCAGCCAGATGGAAAATCGATGATAATTGCCGACCTTCCAAATGGAACTTCAGTGACGATCCAAGGAGGTCATGAACGCTGGTATGAAGTAACGACTTCAACGGGATTGCGGGGCTTCATGCATCATACATGGGTCTGGGTACAACAGTATGATGGGGGTAACTTCAGCGACCGCCGAATCCAGATCAAGAGCTTCAACAATTTTGAGGACGCTGAACGCTTCGTGAAAAGTTCACCGCTCAAAACATCAGCATATCTCGTTACCAATGGTTGGTTTGCAGTGACGCTCAACGACACTTTCAATGAAACGGACGGCAAACAGCGCGTTCAGCTTCTGAAGGATGCTCATAGCATTCCTGACGACGCGTTTCTGACGTTTCCGAATACATATGTCCGTAAAGTCTGCTGCAATTAA
- a CDS encoding DUF3800 domain-containing protein, translating to MGYFYFDESIHETAGFIVGAFVYSEIDLTPLVLDAIETAGLRPKLDEYKSSLPMSKNSQQRELRSRMAKLLQLHVRTALVVIPSAERARLGSAAIACLAKVLGANSLLDSQHKVYFDEGINLTRLERASFGNCIIKDQCDSKEVGGIQVADLAAHYLATMLKDEMTNDDDKKKSSLVKITAMQMEQR from the coding sequence GTGGGGTATTTTTATTTTGATGAAAGTATTCATGAGACAGCCGGATTCATTGTGGGAGCATTTGTATATTCCGAGATAGACCTCACCCCATTAGTTCTGGATGCAATAGAAACCGCTGGCCTTCGACCCAAGCTAGACGAGTATAAAAGCAGCTTGCCGATGAGTAAAAATAGTCAACAACGAGAATTGCGTAGCCGAATGGCTAAGTTGCTACAGCTACACGTAAGAACCGCGCTTGTGGTCATTCCCAGCGCTGAACGAGCTCGTCTTGGAAGCGCTGCTATTGCGTGCTTAGCGAAGGTACTGGGGGCAAACTCTCTATTGGACTCACAGCATAAGGTGTACTTCGACGAGGGTATAAATCTTACCCGACTTGAGCGTGCCTCCTTCGGGAATTGCATAATCAAGGATCAGTGCGACTCAAAGGAAGTTGGAGGAATCCAAGTTGCTGACCTTGCTGCCCACTATCTAGCAACAATGCTTAAAGACGAAATGACCAACGATGATGACAAAAAAAAATCATCGTTGGTGAAAATTACGGCTATGCAGATGGAACAGAGATAA
- a CDS encoding winged helix domain-containing protein yields MSKIKLRVRIEKDGPEMTIAGRYAWCFKRLKECGERGCTPIERPAPRWSHYVWVLRGLGLEIETITEPHDGPYAGTHARYVLRSDVEIVEDCEVPA; encoded by the coding sequence ATGAGCAAGATCAAGCTCCGCGTAAGAATTGAAAAAGACGGGCCAGAAATGACCATAGCTGGCCGGTATGCATGGTGCTTCAAGCGATTAAAGGAGTGCGGCGAAAGGGGTTGTACGCCAATCGAACGTCCTGCGCCTCGTTGGTCCCATTACGTGTGGGTTTTGAGAGGCTTGGGGCTTGAAATTGAAACCATTACCGAACCGCACGATGGTCCTTATGCGGGAACACACGCGCGTTACGTATTGAGGTCCGACGTTGAAATCGTGGAAGATTGCGAGGTGCCTGCATGA
- a CDS encoding helix-turn-helix domain-containing protein, protein MRKAYSISSKLRHHWRAPSGPISPRLNGKSGGRTVKKTNCAIFPRIAQWHNWPAQFERFILRIHLNTGASIKEFGTLNKIAVTIPEAVAMSGIGRSSLYTLFKTGSLTPRKNGKRTLVLVEDLERYVKNLPMAG, encoded by the coding sequence TTGAGAAAAGCCTATTCGATAAGTTCAAAATTGCGTCACCACTGGCGCGCGCCATCTGGGCCGATTTCGCCCCGCCTGAATGGAAAAAGCGGGGGCCGCACAGTAAAAAAAACTAATTGCGCAATCTTTCCCCGAATTGCGCAATGGCACAATTGGCCTGCGCAATTCGAGAGGTTCATTCTCCGGATACACCTAAATACGGGTGCGTCCATTAAGGAGTTTGGAACGTTGAATAAGATTGCTGTAACAATACCCGAGGCAGTAGCAATGAGCGGCATAGGCCGGTCATCTCTTTACACCCTGTTCAAAACAGGAAGTCTCACTCCCCGAAAAAATGGCAAGCGCACCTTGGTCCTGGTTGAAGACCTTGAGCGGTATGTCAAAAATTTGCCAATGGCAGGGTGA
- a CDS encoding tyrosine-type recombinase/integrase produces the protein MSRTLNEATISTRNARAKLDAGMHWRGLDSDVHLGYRKGKRAGRWLVRWYVGAQRYKQETLATADDVLEADGINCLSFDQAKLASVKFVQQKRAEDIATANGPLLTVRSAVFDYLEHRDARDGIIKKTGNAKSDVRRRLTKHVLGSSPIANTALHSLVEGDLRQWRAKLPAELAPATVRRIINDFKAALNATAVSHRSRLPAELIVVIKNGLATSEAQTPTARDAQALSDNEVRTLIHSAAIVDTDAEWNGDLSRLVLVLAATGARYSQVVRMTVADVQVEHLRLMVPTSRKGRGQKKASHIAIRVGQDVIDALLPAIVGRRKSETLLERWRHKQMPASEGKPPHWTKDARGPWLNASEMSRPWSAIVTAAQMGKDVVPYSLRHSSIVRQLRKGLPVRLVAALHDTSTAMIESHYSAAIVDALDGLAAGAVIPLMNNPDNIVKFRG, from the coding sequence ATGTCTCGAACACTCAATGAAGCAACTATCTCCACAAGGAATGCGCGCGCCAAGCTCGACGCTGGCATGCATTGGCGAGGTTTGGATTCCGACGTGCATCTTGGGTACAGAAAGGGCAAAAGAGCAGGCCGTTGGCTTGTTCGTTGGTACGTGGGCGCGCAAAGGTATAAACAAGAAACACTGGCTACTGCTGATGATGTATTGGAGGCGGATGGCATTAATTGTCTGAGCTTTGATCAAGCAAAGCTTGCCAGCGTCAAATTTGTGCAGCAAAAGCGGGCGGAAGACATCGCCACGGCGAATGGCCCTCTGCTTACTGTGCGTTCAGCGGTTTTTGATTACCTCGAGCACAGAGACGCTAGAGACGGCATAATCAAGAAAACTGGTAACGCTAAGAGTGATGTTCGTCGCAGACTAACGAAACACGTTCTTGGAAGCAGTCCTATCGCGAACACGGCCCTACATTCGTTAGTGGAGGGTGACCTGAGACAATGGCGCGCGAAACTGCCAGCTGAGTTGGCCCCGGCCACCGTTAGAAGAATTATCAATGACTTTAAAGCAGCGTTGAATGCAACTGCAGTTAGTCATCGTTCTCGTTTGCCCGCTGAGCTGATTGTTGTAATCAAAAATGGACTTGCTACGAGTGAGGCACAGACACCTACTGCCCGCGATGCTCAAGCTTTATCAGACAACGAGGTTCGCACTCTGATCCATTCCGCTGCCATCGTTGATACTGACGCGGAGTGGAATGGCGACTTATCCAGATTGGTTCTCGTCCTAGCCGCTACAGGTGCACGATATTCGCAGGTTGTGAGAATGACTGTGGCAGACGTGCAGGTTGAACATCTGCGCTTGATGGTTCCTACTAGCCGCAAAGGTCGTGGGCAAAAGAAAGCTTCGCACATAGCGATTAGAGTGGGGCAAGATGTAATAGACGCGCTATTGCCTGCAATCGTCGGGCGTAGAAAGAGTGAAACGCTCTTAGAAAGATGGCGTCATAAGCAGATGCCCGCGAGCGAAGGAAAGCCTCCACATTGGACAAAAGATGCAAGGGGACCGTGGCTGAACGCGTCAGAAATGTCCCGACCATGGTCGGCGATTGTTACTGCCGCCCAAATGGGAAAAGACGTTGTCCCATATTCCTTGCGCCATTCGTCGATTGTTCGCCAATTGAGAAAAGGGCTTCCAGTTCGGTTGGTTGCTGCACTCCACGACACGAGTACGGCGATGATTGAATCGCATTATTCCGCAGCAATTGTAGATGCTTTGGATGGGCTCGCTGCCGGAGCCGTAATCCCGCTGATGAACAATCCAGACAACATTGTGAAATTTCGCGGTTAG
- a CDS encoding OmpA family protein: MPNVGSPIKGAIHDYSTVERAQIRLTGFAISSSVLTDTHKTALDQKIVPILKAGGSVSIAGLASRSGGTDFNSKLSTDRAYATYDYLKAATKGVVRARVGEAVYGQGESVAAASGVADGTEDAFYRAVEVSAWTKITPPPLAKPSANAAPAMIRRVVYARAGNPSVEEKGFELQGSKWADLADAIMDHKLPVQKKYAMVPKDWVLIEIHETSYNNREPYGNVTLVTDVTEHDYIWGPKTPQVLYTHKSLYMFNGKRLEDRSMWKKRTWHVDPPRFVPRDKLVPITKKME; the protein is encoded by the coding sequence ATGCCCAATGTTGGTTCGCCGATCAAAGGTGCGATACACGATTATTCGACGGTGGAACGCGCGCAGATTCGTTTAACTGGCTTTGCCATTAGCTCATCAGTTCTGACGGACACGCACAAAACAGCGCTGGATCAAAAAATCGTCCCGATTTTGAAAGCCGGTGGCAGCGTTTCAATCGCGGGACTGGCAAGCCGAAGCGGGGGAACTGATTTCAATTCCAAGCTTTCGACCGATAGAGCTTACGCAACTTATGACTATTTGAAAGCTGCAACAAAGGGTGTTGTTCGTGCGCGTGTCGGGGAGGCTGTGTACGGCCAGGGCGAATCTGTAGCCGCGGCATCCGGCGTGGCGGACGGTACTGAAGATGCGTTTTATCGGGCAGTAGAAGTCTCTGCATGGACAAAAATTACGCCGCCACCTCTTGCCAAACCATCTGCGAATGCTGCACCCGCGATGATACGGCGTGTTGTTTACGCACGAGCCGGCAATCCTTCTGTTGAGGAGAAAGGGTTCGAACTGCAAGGAAGTAAATGGGCTGATCTTGCTGACGCCATCATGGACCATAAGCTTCCCGTACAGAAGAAGTATGCGATGGTCCCAAAGGATTGGGTCCTCATCGAGATCCACGAAACCAGTTACAATAATCGCGAGCCTTACGGAAACGTAACCCTCGTTACCGACGTAACCGAACATGATTATATCTGGGGTCCGAAGACGCCGCAGGTGCTTTATACCCACAAGTCGCTTTACATGTTCAATGGAAAACGGCTTGAAGACCGGAGCATGTGGAAGAAAAGAACCTGGCACGTTGATCCGCCCAGATTTGTCCCGCGTGACAAACTTGTTCCAATTACCAAGAAAATGGAATGA
- a CDS encoding alpha-hydroxy acid oxidase, translating to MTNPIEIADLKRLAQRRVPKMFFDYADSGAWTESTYRANEEDFRKIQLRQRVAVDMTDRTLQSTMAGQTVSMPVALAPTGLTGMQHADGEMLAAQAAEEFGVPFTLSTMSICSIEDVASVTKKPFWFQLYVMRDRDFIYNLIDRAKAAKCSALVLTLDLQILGQRHKDVRNGLSAPPKFTAKHIWQMATRPQWCLGMLKTERRTFRNIVGHAKGVGDLSSLGTWTDEQFDPRLSWNDVAWIKERWGGKLILKGILDVEDARMAVSTGADAIIVSNHGGRQLDGAPSSISVLADIVDAVGDKIEVLFDGGIRSGQDVLKALAIGAKGTFIGRAFLYGLGAGGKQGVTQALEIIRKELDVTMALCGERDVKNLDRNNLYKSGLETKPRVAAAKKKRA from the coding sequence ATGACCAATCCTATTGAAATTGCTGATCTGAAAAGGCTCGCCCAGCGCCGCGTACCAAAAATGTTCTTCGATTATGCGGATTCAGGTGCCTGGACGGAGAGTACCTACCGCGCCAATGAGGAGGATTTCCGCAAGATCCAGCTGCGCCAGCGCGTCGCCGTGGATATGACCGACCGGACGCTGCAAAGCACCATGGCCGGACAGACCGTCTCCATGCCTGTTGCTCTCGCTCCGACAGGCCTGACGGGCATGCAGCACGCGGATGGCGAAATGCTGGCGGCACAGGCAGCGGAAGAATTCGGCGTTCCCTTCACCCTGTCCACCATGAGTATCTGCTCGATTGAGGATGTCGCCTCGGTGACGAAGAAGCCTTTCTGGTTCCAGCTCTATGTGATGCGCGACCGGGATTTCATCTACAATCTCATCGACCGCGCCAAGGCTGCAAAATGCTCGGCCCTTGTGCTGACCCTTGATCTGCAAATTCTTGGCCAGCGCCACAAGGATGTGCGCAATGGTCTGTCCGCTCCACCCAAATTCACCGCCAAACATATCTGGCAAATGGCAACACGCCCGCAATGGTGCCTTGGCATGCTCAAAACCGAGCGCCGTACATTCCGGAACATAGTCGGCCACGCCAAGGGTGTGGGCGACCTGTCCTCGCTCGGCACATGGACGGACGAACAGTTTGACCCACGCTTGTCCTGGAACGATGTCGCCTGGATCAAGGAGCGTTGGGGCGGCAAGCTGATCCTCAAGGGTATTCTTGACGTTGAAGACGCCCGCATGGCGGTTTCAACCGGTGCAGATGCAATCATCGTGTCGAACCATGGCGGCCGCCAGCTGGATGGCGCGCCCTCCTCGATCTCCGTTCTCGCTGATATTGTCGATGCGGTTGGCGACAAGATCGAAGTGCTGTTTGATGGCGGTATCCGTTCGGGACAGGATGTGCTCAAAGCACTTGCCATCGGCGCCAAGGGCACCTTTATCGGCCGCGCTTTCCTTTATGGGCTTGGTGCAGGCGGCAAACAGGGCGTCACGCAGGCGCTGGAGATTATCCGCAAGGAGCTGGATGTTACCATGGCGCTGTGCGGCGAGCGTGACGTCAAGAATCTCGACCGCAATAATCTCTACAAGAGCGGCCTTGAAACCAAGCCTCGCGTGGCCGCAGCAAAGAAAAAGCGCGCTTGA
- a CDS encoding 2-hydroxyacid dehydrogenase produces the protein MTKQPVLVLGRLMPYLLAELEKRYAVEKLYEEKDALRFLQENAGRFRAAVTSTFTGITADMIDLLPAVEIISSFGVGTDSLDVAYANTKGIKVANTPDVLNEDTANMALLLLLASTRDLVKNDRFVREGRWAKGENAPLALGIEGKRVGLVGLGRIGSVIAEKLLAFGCDVAYHTRNKKPDAPYTYYGNLVDLARDSAALIAILPGGDATQGVISREVLTALGPDGTFINVARGTVVDEVALVELLQSGELGRAGLDVFADEPNVPEALFTLDNVILQPHMGSATEETRRAMADRVVTNLEAYFAEKP, from the coding sequence ATGACCAAACAACCGGTTCTCGTGCTCGGCCGCCTCATGCCCTATTTGCTGGCTGAACTGGAGAAAAGATATGCGGTCGAAAAACTCTATGAGGAAAAGGACGCGTTACGGTTTCTTCAGGAGAATGCCGGTCGTTTCCGCGCTGCGGTAACAAGCACTTTTACCGGTATTACGGCTGATATGATTGATCTCCTGCCTGCGGTCGAGATCATTTCGTCCTTTGGCGTCGGTACGGATTCGCTCGATGTGGCCTATGCCAACACGAAGGGTATCAAGGTTGCCAATACACCTGACGTCCTGAACGAAGACACGGCAAATATGGCACTGTTGCTGCTTCTGGCCTCAACGCGTGATCTGGTGAAAAATGACCGCTTTGTACGCGAAGGACGCTGGGCCAAGGGCGAGAACGCGCCATTGGCTCTGGGTATTGAAGGCAAGCGCGTTGGGCTTGTCGGGCTGGGGCGTATCGGCAGCGTGATCGCTGAAAAGCTTTTGGCTTTTGGCTGCGATGTTGCCTACCACACACGCAACAAAAAGCCCGATGCGCCTTATACCTATTATGGCAATCTTGTTGATCTTGCGCGAGACAGTGCGGCGCTGATCGCCATTCTGCCGGGTGGCGACGCAACGCAAGGGGTCATTTCGCGCGAGGTACTGACGGCGCTCGGACCTGACGGAACATTCATCAATGTGGCGCGGGGAACGGTGGTGGATGAGGTGGCGCTGGTGGAGCTGCTGCAATCGGGTGAACTTGGCCGTGCCGGGCTCGATGTATTCGCCGATGAGCCCAATGTGCCGGAAGCTCTGTTCACACTCGACAATGTGATATTGCAACCGCATATGGGCAGCGCCACGGAAGAAACACGCCGGGCCATGGCGGATCGTGTTGTCACCAATCTGGAAGCGTATTTCGCAGAAAAGCCCTAA
- the purU gene encoding formyltetrahydrofolate deformylase — protein MPNKNYVLTLSCEDKPGIVASVTTELAALDANIAESNQFWDRQTNRFFMRIAFAASEATSKDDVERALKPAVERFGMKTTLVDQAKKPKIVIMVSKFDHALLHLIYQIKVGWLDAEVAAIVSNHEDSRRFAEHEGIPYHVLPVSKDNKKEQEEALLKIVKDTGADLVILARYMQVLSDNISKRLFGKVINIHHSFLPSFKGAKPYHQAFERGVKLIGATAHYVTPDLDEGPIIEQETERVSHAMSAEDFVATGRDIESRVLARAVKKHLESRVMLNGHKTVVFG, from the coding sequence ATGCCAAACAAGAACTACGTCCTCACCCTCTCATGCGAAGACAAGCCGGGGATTGTGGCATCGGTGACAACGGAGCTTGCGGCACTTGATGCCAATATTGCCGAGAGCAACCAGTTCTGGGATCGCCAGACCAACCGCTTCTTCATGCGCATTGCCTTTGCCGCTTCGGAAGCCACCTCCAAGGATGATGTCGAGCGGGCATTGAAACCTGCCGTCGAGCGTTTCGGCATGAAGACAACCCTTGTTGATCAGGCGAAGAAGCCAAAGATCGTCATTATGGTATCAAAATTCGACCATGCACTGCTGCACCTGATTTACCAGATCAAGGTTGGCTGGCTTGATGCGGAAGTGGCCGCCATCGTCTCCAACCACGAGGACAGCCGCCGCTTTGCCGAGCATGAGGGTATTCCCTACCATGTCCTGCCCGTTTCCAAGGACAACAAGAAGGAGCAGGAAGAAGCGCTTCTGAAGATCGTCAAGGACACCGGCGCTGATCTGGTCATTCTTGCCCGCTATATGCAGGTGCTGTCAGACAACATCTCCAAACGACTGTTTGGCAAGGTGATCAACATCCACCACTCCTTCCTGCCAAGCTTCAAGGGAGCCAAGCCCTATCATCAGGCCTTCGAGCGCGGCGTGAAGCTGATCGGTGCGACGGCACACTATGTCACCCCTGATCTGGATGAAGGTCCGATCATCGAGCAGGAGACCGAGCGGGTCAGCCACGCCATGAGCGCCGAGGACTTTGTTGCCACCGGCCGCGATATTGAAAGCCGGGTGCTGGCACGGGCGGTCAAAAAACACCTTGAATCCCGTGTCATGCTCAATGGCCATAAGACGGTGGTGTTCGGCTAA